DNA from Geobacter sulfurreducens PCA:
AGAACCCGCTGAGCGGGATGTGATGAGTCGACCGCCCGTCGACCCGAAGGAAGGGGTTTTTGCTGGAGGGAGAGGATATTACGCGGCCGGCTATGGCTTGGTGATCGGGGCCGCGGCATTGGCATTTCAGGCTATTGCCCTGCGGATGAGGCTGCCGTGGCAGACAATGGTCTTCACGTTTTTGGTTTTGAACCGCATGGCAGTGGTGCTTGCGGTCCGCTCCGACCGGACTTCGCTGCTGCGCATCGGCATTATGTCCAACCGGCCCCTCGTCGGTGCCATCGTTATTACGTTCTGTCTTCAGCTTGCCGTCGTTTTTACCCCGGCCCTCAATCCCCTGTTTCACACGGAACCGTTATCGGTCCGAGCACTTGTCGCTACGGTTGTGCTGGCGATGGGGATGGTTCTTTTGTCCGAGCTCCAGAAAGGGGTGTTGAGGTGGCGGCGAGGTAGTTCGCGGTAAAGATGTAGTCATCCAGATAATCGCGCTTGCCGTCACCATTCAGATCGCCTGCCTGCCCCGGCCCTCAATCCCCTGTTTCACACGGAACCGTTATCGGTCCGAGCACTTGTCGCTACGGTTGTGCTGGCGATGGGGATGGTTCTTTTGTCCGAGCTCCAGAAAGGGGTGTTGAGGTGGCGGCGAGGTAGTTCGCGGTAAAGATGTAGTCATCCAGATAATCGCGCTTGCCGTCACCATTCAGATCGCCTGCCTGCCCCTGCTCTCCGCCCCGTTGAGCGATGAACGCCGTAAAGTCGGCTTCGGTCAGAGGTTCCCCCTCCTTCGGTTTGATATTAATGCGGGGGGCCACCGTCAAGGGGTAGACCACACTGTCCTCTCCTGACAAGACGGTCAGGACTGCCTCGCTGACACCTCTGTCGGGCAGAGTCTTGACAGCCCAAAACCCGCCCGGCTCACGTGTCAGAGCCAGGAGGCGCGCACCTTTCAGAATGAAAAGGGGCGTTGCTCCATCGTCCCCGGTAGCCTTCAGAGTGAGAGTCACAATGGATTCGCCGTCACTGAGCCCGATCGGTGGCGTCTGGGAGATCCCCTGCGCGACGGGCTCGCTGAAAAGATCCATGAGCGCGGACGGAGTCCTTTCACCTGCTTCTGCCTGGAAACGGCTCAGGATGCTCCGGTACTCGACATGCTCGGGAGACCTGCTGGGTGAAGGGGGGGGCGTAGCATCGGGCTGCGACGGCAGCTCTGGCTGAGCCGTCGGCGTGACCTCTTCATCGTGCTGCAGTTCATCCTCGGGTTGTTCTTGTTCCTCGTGGGGGGGAGGCGGAGTTTCGCCTCCATCGTGGACGTCTGGGCGAACTGTCATCGAGGTTGCGCCAAATTGAGAGGTCTCCAGACCATTAGAGGATGTGCCCTGATCATTCTGGGTCGTAAAACTATCACCACTTTTCACTGTTTCGTCAGCAACTGTGGCGCTAGAATTGCCAGAGGAACCGGAAGTAGTCGAGTTGTTCGACGTGTCCTGATTCTTTTCCGATTTGACGTAGTCCGCGGTGATGGTGCATGCAAGGGTTGGGGGTGTCGTTACGCGGGCGAAGCGGATGCGCGCCACTGTGCCTGAAAGATGGAGGGGCTGTTGCGTTGACGCGTAAATCAGAAGTCCGTCCGAGCGGGGAGTGGAATTGAAAAAAGTCCACTGGGCGGTTCCCTCTTGCGAAACCGGTTGCTTGCTCGCAAGCCTATTTTCATCACTGTAACCGACCTTCAGGATAATCGATTGGACGTTGGAGATTGAACCGTTGGTCTTGATGATATAGTCGTTCCCGCCAGCGGAAGTGAGGCTCATGAAGTCACATGTACCGCCGAAGGCCATTGAATTGGCCAGAAAACAGGGGATAAGGCATGCCGCAACTGCCGTGATCGAGTTGATCTTCATTAAAAACATCCTCCGCGGATGGCTTGAGTTTATTCTCCCTATATATCAAGCACCACCCGGGCCCACCAATCATTTTCTTGCCGCCAGACCGAAAAAAGATGCAGAGTTACCGCCTTCACATCGACCATCATGGGATGGCGCTCATTATCGATCCGCTCGCCGCGGGCGATGGCATCGAGGTGCAGGACCTCCTCGGTCTCGGTGATCATGATCCGGGGGACCCTGAGCAGGAAACATCGGGCGTCTTTAAGAAAGATCAGTTCCTGGAGAAACGAGAACAAAAGAAGGTCTAATTCTTCGTTTGCAAGAGAGATGACGATCTCTTCAGTCGGGGTGACCGACGCGAGGTCGTCGACCATGACATTGGTGAGGGCATCAGCCGCAGCGCAGAACATCTCTTCACGAGTTTCACCCCACGCTTCAAAGGCGACGTCGGCCGTGGCGATATCTGGCAGATAGCGATAGGGCATGGCGCAGGCAATCAGAGCAGAGCGTCTATTGCCTCGAAATCGATTTCGTTCTCGGCATTTGCCCTGATCCAGTTGAGCTTTTCCTGGTCCTCGGCAGTGATCTTGGAAACGTCCTCCATAAGCGTTGTGAACACTCGCGCCGTGGAGTCATGAACCCGGATGTAGGGGATCATGCTGTCGTCCAGAATCTGCTGGGTTATTTCCGATACCGGCATGTGACCAGCAATGACGAGGCCTGCGATCTTGTCCCTATAGGATGGGATATGATACAGAGACGACAGGGTGACGATCAGCTCATCCCGTGAACTGGTGAGGACCAGCAGTGTGGCATCCTCCAGGGCGTCCACCACCCGTTGGGACGATGCCGCTCCCAGGTGAATGTGGTGGATGATCCGGCTGTGCCCGTCCGCGTCGCCATGAACGGGGAGATTGAGAAGTTTTCCGATATGGGAAAGGGTCGGGTTTGCCAGGACGGGAGAATAGTTGAAGCCACCGGTAACCTGGAGTGAACGCCCCGGGAACCCCCGCCTGAGGAAGCCGAGGATCGAGTCCCGCTTGTCTGAGCGGAGCTTGTTGACGATGACCATCCGGACGTCGGCCTCCTCCTTTTCGTAGAGGGCCAGGTTGAGGTGCACGGCATCGATGGCGCTGCCGATACCGCTGTCAGTCACCACGATTACCGGTGCCCCGAGCATATGGGCTACACAGGCATTGCTGAGACCGATGACGGAGCCGACTCCGCAGTGGCCGGCACCCTCGATAATCAGGAAGTCATAGCTCTGGTCAAGTATTTCGAATGCTTCGACAATCTTTTTTTTGAGAGTATGGCAGTCAAACTTGCCGCTCAGGTAGTCGCGGGTGAAGTTCTTGGGGAGGGGCACGGGATTCATGAGGGCCAGGTCTTCTTCCAGGCCGAAGGTCCGCGCCATGAGGATGGCGTCCATGTCGACGGTGAGGCCGTTGTACATCTCGATCTTGGGGCCGATGGGCTTGATGAAGCCGACCCTCTGGTATTTCTGTCGCGCCAAGTGCATGAGCGAGACGCTCATGGTTGTTTTTCCGCAGTTTTGTCCTGTAGCGCCGATAAAGACTTTTTTGGCCATGGTCCCCCCGATTGCGTAGGTAATTCACTCGGAAGCATGAAGGCTGCCGGCTGCGCGGAATACGGTGCCGACAGCTTTGTTTCGCATTATTTTGCATGCAGTATA
Protein-coding regions in this window:
- a CDS encoding phosphotransacetylase family protein; this encodes MAKKVFIGATGQNCGKTTMSVSLMHLARQKYQRVGFIKPIGPKIEMYNGLTVDMDAILMARTFGLEEDLALMNPVPLPKNFTRDYLSGKFDCHTLKKKIVEAFEILDQSYDFLIIEGAGHCGVGSVIGLSNACVAHMLGAPVIVVTDSGIGSAIDAVHLNLALYEKEEADVRMVIVNKLRSDKRDSILGFLRRGFPGRSLQVTGGFNYSPVLANPTLSHIGKLLNLPVHGDADGHSRIIHHIHLGAASSQRVVDALEDATLLVLTSSRDELIVTLSSLYHIPSYRDKIAGLVIAGHMPVSEITQQILDDSMIPYIRVHDSTARVFTTLMEDVSKITAEDQEKLNWIRANAENEIDFEAIDALL
- a CDS encoding archease, with the translated sequence MPYRYLPDIATADVAFEAWGETREEMFCAAADALTNVMVDDLASVTPTEEIVISLANEELDLLLFSFLQELIFLKDARCFLLRVPRIMITETEEVLHLDAIARGERIDNERHPMMVDVKAVTLHLFSVWRQENDWWARVVLDI